The following proteins are encoded in a genomic region of Rattus rattus isolate New Zealand chromosome 2, Rrattus_CSIRO_v1, whole genome shotgun sequence:
- the Lysmd4 gene encoding lysM and putative peptidoglycan-binding domain-containing protein 4 isoform X1, with translation MKRFDFQLKEMRQKEVLAKTFQGPAAVCRTPNSHVYMFKHGSGDSGDSSEEESHQVVLRPRGKERQKNSSQPPGTGTMVLLQRELAQEDSLNKLALQYGCKVADIKKANNFIREQDLYALKSIKIPVRNHGILTETHQELMPLGASSSETGVTLVELPEDGDASGATAQGNQLTEFFKGIDENIERAVQSDVFHSDGCCVEAPDQPLLPIPQKPAAYGADCGIQWWNAVFLMLLIGIVLPVFYLVYFKIQATGETSDSLNATVVPNGSMTLSPVPGQAPRLAVAVPTLPASDNQGSPTTEAGA, from the exons ATGAAAAG GTTTGATTTTCAGTTAAAAGAAATGAGGCAGAAAGAAGTGTTAGCCAAGACCTTCCAAGGCCCAGCTGCTGTCTGTCGGACTCCAAACAGTCATGTTTACATGTTCAAGCATGGCAGCGGGGACTCCGGGGACTCCTCCGAGGAAGAGTCACATCAGGTGGTGTTACGACCCCGGGGCAAGGAACGCCAGAAGAACAGCAGCCAACCGCCAGGAACGGGCACCATGGTGCTGCTGCAGCGGGAGCTGGCCCAGGAAGACAGTCTCAATAAGCTGGCTCTCCAGTATGGCTGCAAA GTCGCAGATATCAAGAAAGCGAACAACTTCATCAGAGAACAAGACCTGTATGCTCTGAAATCGATCAAGATTCCAGTGAGaaatcatgggatcctcacagagacccaccaaGAACTAATGCCCCTTGGGGCCTCCTCTTCCGAGACCGGGGTGACCCTGGTAGAACTGCCCGAAGATGGAGATGCCTCTGGGGCAACTGCTCAGGGCAACCAGCTGACAGAGTTCTTCAAGGGCATCGATGAGAACATTGAGCGGGCTGTGCAGTCTGATGTCTTCCACAGTGACGGCTGCTGTGTGGAGGCCCCGGATCAGCCGCTGCTCCCCATACCCCAGAAGCCAGCAGCCTACGGTGCGGACTGCGGGATTCAGTGGTGGAATGCCGTCTTCCTTATGCTTCTCATCGGCATTGTGCTGCCAGTGTTCTATCTCGTCTACTTCAAAATACAAGCCACCGGGGAAACCTCAGATAGTTTGAACGCAACTGTTGTCCCCAACGGCTCGATGACACTGAGCCCAGTTCCAGGGCAAGCCCCCAGGTTGGCAGTTGCAGTGCCTACCCTCCCCGCTTCAGACAACCAGGGCAGCCCAACCACTGAAGCAGGGGCCTAG
- the Lysmd4 gene encoding lysM and putative peptidoglycan-binding domain-containing protein 4 isoform X2 — MKRFDFQLKEMRQKEVLAKTFQGPAAVCRTPNSHVYMFKHGSGDSGDSSEEESHQVVLRPRGKERQKNSSQPPGTGTMVLLQRELAQEDSLNKLALQYGCKHSE, encoded by the exons ATGAAAAG GTTTGATTTTCAGTTAAAAGAAATGAGGCAGAAAGAAGTGTTAGCCAAGACCTTCCAAGGCCCAGCTGCTGTCTGTCGGACTCCAAACAGTCATGTTTACATGTTCAAGCATGGCAGCGGGGACTCCGGGGACTCCTCCGAGGAAGAGTCACATCAGGTGGTGTTACGACCCCGGGGCAAGGAACGCCAGAAGAACAGCAGCCAACCGCCAGGAACGGGCACCATGGTGCTGCTGCAGCGGGAGCTGGCCCAGGAAGACAGTCTCAATAAGCTGGCTCTCCAGTATGGCTGCAAA cACTCAGAGTGA